The following coding sequences lie in one Glycine max cultivar Williams 82 chromosome 19, Glycine_max_v4.0, whole genome shotgun sequence genomic window:
- the LOC102668091 gene encoding putative disease resistance protein RGA1, whose translation MAESFIFSIVESLIEKLASRAFQEASEALDVYDHLREFEKTLSLVKAVLLDAEQKQEHNHELRQWLRQLKSVFYDAEDVLDEFECQTLRKQVLKVHGNIKDEVSHFFSSSNPLVFHCKMAQKIKDCSKRLDKVAADRHKFGLRIIDVDTRVKIINSANVADAPLSQQNLNLVDLEQLQNQLRKGNLLEVKFW comes from the exons ATGGCTGAATCATTTATCTTCAGCATTGTGGAGTCACTCATTGAAAAGCTTGCTTCTCGGGCTTTCCAAGAAGCTTCTGAGGCGCTGGACGTATACGATCATCTACGAGAGTTTGAAAAAACTCTCTCATTAGTCAAGGCAGTGCTGCTAGATGCTGAGCAAAAGCAGGAGCATAACCATGAGCTTCGGCAATGGCTGAGGCAGCTCAAAAGTGTCTTCTATGATGCCGAAGATGTGTTGGATGAATTTGAGTGCCAAACACTGCGAAAGCAAGTGCTCAAAGTTCATGGTAACATCAAAGACGAGGTAAGCCACTTCTTCTCAAGTTCTAATCCACTTGTTTTTCATTGCAAGATGGCTCAGAAAATCAAAGATTGCAGCAAGAGGCTAGACAAGGTTGCAGCTGATAGGCACAAGTTTGGTCTCCGAATAATTGATGTTGACACACGAGTTAAAATCATCAATTCTGCTAATGTTGCTGATGCTCCTCTTTCCCAACAGAATTTAAACTTGGTCGATTTAGAGCAATTACAAAATCAATTGAGAAAAGGAAACTTGCTG GAAGTAAAATTCTGGTGA